One window of Vicia villosa cultivar HV-30 ecotype Madison, WI unplaced genomic scaffold, Vvil1.0 ctg.000458F_1_1, whole genome shotgun sequence genomic DNA carries:
- the LOC131628502 gene encoding uncharacterized protein LOC131628502: MGILTRKPFFLNFKKVPTALRLLCDDITGSLVLTEPLNKLISLIRTKVDEALLNSMMQFCDPLLHCFTYRDFQLVPTLEEFSHIMDIPIPDQIPYTGEEGGPKLEDIAAALHLPRSEINEVWINKRDYSGIPVDFLYEKAKIFAESLSIDVLESVLTLLIYGQVLFHHCDKVVDKAAIKIFLSKNPRIMRLSYDDIIWYPKEFEGVQLFDRCGEFPNVPLLGTQGGITYNPVLARHQFGFALKDKPRSIYLSLESFDYGSGTTEKKNRFIKAWYKVKKVGARDLGTRTYTPSDLYFRWIYDRVVEFGIPYPSDTPVVPRITPPEVHVELEPYVPAPNEDLATTVAHLRQEKADLEKRLQEVEAEKQVYHVRVHVPQFGVFMNHKKLDLKTGMNKIYDSASANKRCKKWKLEEEDDEVSSPDWSV, from the exons ATGGGAATTCTAACCCGAAAGCCTTTCTTtctcaacttcaagaaagtacctactgcACTAAGACTCTTGtgtgatgatattactggttcTCTCGTTCTCACCGAGCCTCTCAACAAACTGATAAGCTTAAtacgaaccaaagtggatgaagcgCTTCTCAATTCCATGATGCAGTTTTGTGATCCTCTCCTCCATTGTtttacttatagagattttcaactagtacctacattggaagaattctctcATATAATGGATATACCCATACCTGATCAAATTCCTTACACCggtgaggaaggaggtcctaagttggaagacattgctgctgctcTACACCTACCAAGATCAGAAATTAACGAGGTTTGGATCAATAAAAGAGACTATTCTGGAATACCCGTGGATTTCTTGTACGAGAAAGCCAAGATCTTTGCTGAATCTCTAAGTATTGATGTcttggaaagtgttctaactctgctgatatatggacaagttctGTTTCACCAttgcgacaaagttgttgataaGGCTGCTATCAAAAttttccttagcaagaatcct AGGATAATGAGACTTTCGTACGATGACATCATTTGGTATCCAAAAGAGTTCGAAGGAGTTCAGTTATTTGATCGTTGTGGagagttccctaatgtgcctcttcttggcaCCCAAGGAGGAATTACTTATAATCCTGTacttgctcgacatcagtttggttttgctttgaaagataagCCTCGCTCCATATATCTTAGCTTGGAAAGTTTCGACTATGGTTCAGGTACAACCGAAAAGAAGAATCgcttcattaaagcttggtacAAAGTAAAAAAGGTAGGTGCAAGAGATTTGGGAACAAGGACCTATACTCCTTCAGACCTCTACTTTAGATGGATATATGATCGAGTCGTTGAGTTTGGAATACCATATCCATCCGACACACCTGTTGTTCCAAGGATCACTCCTCCAGAGGTTCACGTAGAATTGgagccttatgtacccgctccGAACGAAGACCTTGCTACCACAGTTGCTCATTTAAGAcaagaaaaggctgatcttgaAAAGCGTCTACAAGAGGTTGAGGCAGAAAAGCA AGTataccatgttagggttcatgtTCCTCAATTTGGGGTTTTTATGAACCACAAAAAATTAGACCTTAAGACAG